A genomic stretch from Natronomonas gomsonensis includes:
- a CDS encoding DUF7110 family protein translates to MTSRVYRLHSTLELKLDDVHEFFDEYDLPVEIEDVEVTRRNNTLIVSAVAAEDNISKYTPTAQLKASVTENRLYETEDGWQETPPDPQNGAAGGSDDDDDDGPQWGSFGSGGQMQEEEPEVNSKLVEYACFKGDRETVLQNTALQYPMFEVLCDLAKFAEKGTLTAIAAVDEELEATRIVDGEERSASIEVIDDPRDRDDENTVNWRDNKFISDD, encoded by the coding sequence ATGACCAGCCGCGTTTACAGACTTCACTCGACCCTGGAACTGAAACTAGACGACGTTCACGAGTTCTTCGACGAGTACGACCTACCCGTCGAAATCGAGGACGTCGAAGTAACCAGACGGAACAATACGCTCATCGTGAGCGCCGTCGCCGCCGAAGACAACATCTCCAAGTACACGCCAACCGCCCAACTGAAGGCGAGCGTGACGGAGAACCGTCTCTACGAGACGGAAGACGGATGGCAGGAGACGCCTCCGGACCCACAGAACGGGGCAGCCGGTGGCAGCGATGACGACGACGATGACGGCCCCCAGTGGGGAAGCTTCGGAAGCGGCGGCCAGATGCAGGAAGAGGAACCCGAAGTGAACTCCAAACTCGTCGAGTACGCCTGCTTCAAGGGCGACCGCGAGACCGTACTGCAGAACACCGCACTACAGTATCCGATGTTCGAGGTACTGTGTGACCTCGCGAAGTTCGCCGAGAAGGGAACGCTCACCGCCATCGCGGCGGTCGACGAAGAACTCGAGGCGACACGCATCGTCGACGGCGAGGAGCGCTCGGCGAGCATCGAGGTTATCGACGACCCACGGGACCGAGACGATGAAAACACCGTCAACTGGCGCGACAACAAGTTCATCAGCGACGACTGA
- a CDS encoding glutaredoxin family protein, with protein MSFEIDEGLPQAEVDELVDEVIENNEVVLFMKGTAMAPQCGYSEKALNHIRRHREDVEYVDVLTSIDEFRVALERHSGWTTTPQAYVDGEFVGGSDVLEELDERGELAATLNAE; from the coding sequence ATGTCGTTCGAAATAGACGAAGGGCTTCCACAGGCAGAGGTCGACGAACTGGTCGACGAAGTCATCGAGAACAACGAGGTCGTCCTGTTCATGAAGGGGACGGCGATGGCACCGCAGTGTGGCTACTCCGAGAAGGCGCTCAATCACATCCGCCGACACCGCGAGGACGTGGAGTATGTCGACGTGTTGACCTCGATTGACGAGTTCCGGGTCGCCTTGGAGCGACACAGCGGCTGGACGACGACGCCGCAGGCCTACGTCGACGGCGAGTTCGTCGGCGGGAGCGACGTGTTGGAGGAACTCGACGAACGAGGGGAGTTGGCGGCGACGCTGAACGCCGAATGA
- a CDS encoding NAD(P)/FAD-dependent oxidoreductase, with the protein MTDHYQVTVVGGGPAGLTAALYTTRLGHDTAIINRGGGRAAMMLDTHNVIGVTEDVSGNEFLATATEQVQSYGADYFQDFVSDIEPTDEGYHVTAGNVEVTTDHVVLATGFSDERPDPPLPRTGKGLHYCLHCDAYIFVDQPVYVMGTGDSAAYVAMIMLNFTPDVDLLTRGEEPEWSEETATMLENHPVEVIHEEITGMEKREDGWLEGFEFEDGSYREYRGGFPMYGSNYNTDLAESLGVELNDDGTIAVDDHGRTNVDGVFAVGDVTPGHNQIPTAMGEGARCGIGNHYDLRKFPRSLEDIEAEGAVTEADVPGSSERLREQARNHESWPGREEQAAASDD; encoded by the coding sequence ATGACGGACCACTACCAAGTGACGGTCGTCGGCGGCGGACCCGCCGGGTTGACTGCGGCGCTGTACACGACGCGACTCGGCCACGACACCGCAATCATCAACCGCGGTGGCGGGCGGGCGGCGATGATGCTCGACACCCACAACGTCATCGGCGTCACGGAGGACGTTTCTGGCAACGAGTTCCTCGCGACGGCGACCGAGCAGGTGCAGTCCTACGGCGCCGACTACTTCCAGGATTTCGTCTCCGACATCGAACCGACCGACGAGGGCTACCACGTCACCGCCGGAAACGTCGAGGTGACGACCGACCACGTCGTCCTCGCGACGGGTTTCTCCGACGAGCGGCCGGACCCACCACTGCCCCGAACCGGCAAGGGACTGCACTACTGTCTGCACTGTGACGCCTACATATTCGTCGACCAGCCGGTGTACGTGATGGGGACGGGCGATTCGGCGGCCTACGTGGCGATGATTATGCTCAACTTCACGCCCGACGTGGACCTCCTGACCCGCGGCGAGGAGCCGGAGTGGTCCGAGGAGACCGCGACGATGCTCGAAAACCATCCCGTCGAGGTCATCCACGAGGAGATTACGGGCATGGAGAAACGCGAGGACGGCTGGCTGGAGGGCTTCGAGTTCGAGGACGGAAGTTACCGGGAGTACCGCGGCGGCTTCCCGATGTACGGTTCGAACTACAACACCGACCTCGCGGAGTCACTCGGCGTCGAGTTGAACGACGACGGCACCATCGCCGTCGACGACCACGGCCGGACGAACGTCGACGGCGTCTTCGCCGTCGGCGACGTGACGCCCGGACACAACCAGATTCCGACCGCGATGGGCGAAGGTGCCCGCTGTGGCATCGGCAACCACTACGACCTACGGAAGTTCCCGCGGTCGCTGGAGGACATCGAAGCAGAGGGAGCGGTCACCGAAGCAGACGTTCCCGGCAGTTCCGAGCGACTCCGAGAACAGGCCCGCAACCACGAGAGTTGGCCCGGACGCGAAGAACAGGCCGCCGCCAGCGACGACTGA
- a CDS encoding phosphate signaling complex PhoU family protein, which produces METRKVQRLGPSTLAMTLPAEWAKKQDVEKGDEVSLRMGSKGTLTVMPESVQQEESEAVIHAQNLDADAVERAIVAQYVLGRRIIHVEVEEGGTLDSAQINAVYNAETQLMGLGVIEETPERIAIRCSVDPEDFTLDNLLERLESTGSTMRNEAIKALAHGNPDLAQRALNRERQANKIFVLLLRLIFTAYQNPNLARAVGLDSGFPLIGYRSIAKNLELTADNAEDIAEIVLETEGHTLNVEDSTMRRIREFTDQVNEITELGVRAAVERDYDMAIETREKFAEVRNREIEILNDLDEMPNEDLLRVREVLVSLGQTAQYAVRNAEIATNLALNEESEHVTIQ; this is translated from the coding sequence ATGGAAACGCGTAAGGTACAGCGACTGGGGCCGTCGACGCTGGCGATGACGCTCCCCGCGGAGTGGGCGAAGAAACAGGACGTCGAGAAAGGCGACGAGGTCTCCCTGCGGATGGGGTCGAAGGGGACGCTCACGGTGATGCCCGAGTCCGTCCAACAGGAGGAAAGCGAGGCCGTCATCCACGCACAGAACCTCGACGCCGATGCCGTCGAGCGCGCCATCGTCGCCCAGTACGTCCTCGGGCGCCGCATCATCCACGTCGAAGTCGAGGAGGGCGGAACACTGGATTCGGCCCAAATCAACGCCGTCTACAACGCCGAAACGCAGTTGATGGGACTCGGCGTCATCGAGGAGACCCCGGAACGCATCGCCATCCGCTGTTCGGTCGACCCCGAGGACTTCACCCTCGACAACCTCCTCGAACGGTTGGAGTCGACCGGGTCGACGATGCGAAACGAGGCCATCAAGGCACTCGCCCACGGCAACCCCGACCTCGCCCAGCGGGCGCTCAATCGCGAGCGACAGGCGAACAAGATTTTCGTCCTCCTGCTTCGCCTCATCTTCACGGCGTATCAAAACCCCAATCTCGCGCGTGCGGTCGGCCTCGATTCGGGCTTTCCGCTCATCGGCTACCGCTCCATCGCGAAGAACCTCGAACTTACCGCCGACAACGCCGAGGACATCGCCGAAATCGTCCTCGAAACCGAGGGCCACACGCTCAACGTCGAGGACAGCACGATGCGGCGCATCCGTGAGTTCACCGACCAAGTGAACGAAATCACGGAACTCGGTGTCCGTGCGGCCGTCGAGCGGGACTACGACATGGCCATCGAAACTCGAGAGAAGTTCGCCGAAGTCCGCAACCGGGAAATCGAAATCCTCAACGACCTCGACGAGATGCCCAACGAGGACCTCCTTCGTGTTCGCGAGGTGCTCGTCAGCCTCGGACAGACCGCTCAGTACGCCGTCCGGAACGCCGAAATCGCGACCAACCTCGCTCTCAACGAGGAGAGCGAACACGTCACGATTCAGTAA
- a CDS encoding LEA type 2 family protein, which yields MASGILAFGKLKIAAVVLGVVVASLVGAVALGAVGAPSVEDVDNRFGDVTEETTIIHTDLVVNNPNPIDIQLGNTTINYTVRMNDVPIAAGNRTGLDLQQGNSTLAFRTAMDNEQIPPWWRTHIENGERTAVNINATVQTSILGERQFDITQKREVETDLIGQFNSEETRPVNADDPPPVMSNPVLYVNRTSAEWGTVTREETPIDMAFQLYNPQTLPYTISELGYEITMNGVLVGEGQTEDIAAIPPGATETVRTDAAIINGNLDEWWVTHLQNDQRTQLRIEFYAVISGEELVSDVRVPLDELTYEETIETDIFGNKNASTAPNGSQSTPTPTPTDGTPTPATTPTETDDGVFETPTPVTEETATESETATPTETDDGIGI from the coding sequence ATGGCGTCCGGCATTCTCGCGTTCGGCAAACTGAAAATCGCCGCCGTGGTTCTCGGCGTCGTCGTCGCGTCGCTCGTCGGCGCTGTCGCACTCGGCGCCGTCGGCGCCCCGTCCGTCGAGGACGTCGACAACCGATTCGGCGACGTGACCGAGGAAACGACGATTATTCACACCGACCTCGTCGTGAACAACCCCAACCCAATCGACATCCAACTCGGCAACACGACCATCAACTACACCGTCCGGATGAACGACGTGCCGATAGCCGCGGGCAACCGGACGGGCCTGGACCTCCAGCAGGGCAACTCCACGCTGGCCTTCCGGACGGCGATGGACAACGAGCAGATTCCGCCGTGGTGGCGAACCCACATCGAAAACGGCGAGCGGACGGCCGTCAACATCAACGCAACGGTCCAAACGTCGATACTCGGCGAACGCCAGTTCGACATCACACAGAAGCGGGAGGTCGAAACCGACCTCATCGGGCAGTTCAACTCCGAGGAGACGCGGCCCGTCAACGCCGACGACCCGCCACCGGTCATGTCGAATCCGGTGTTGTACGTCAACCGGACCAGCGCCGAGTGGGGCACCGTCACCCGCGAGGAGACGCCCATCGACATGGCGTTCCAACTGTACAACCCCCAAACGCTGCCGTACACGATTTCGGAACTCGGCTACGAGATAACGATGAACGGCGTGTTGGTCGGGGAGGGCCAAACCGAGGACATCGCTGCCATTCCGCCCGGGGCGACCGAGACGGTTCGGACCGACGCTGCCATCATCAACGGGAACCTCGACGAGTGGTGGGTCACGCACCTCCAGAACGACCAGCGCACGCAACTCCGAATCGAGTTCTACGCAGTCATCTCCGGGGAGGAACTCGTCTCCGACGTTCGCGTCCCGCTGGACGAACTAACCTACGAAGAGACAATCGAGACGGACATCTTCGGCAACAAGAACGCGAGTACGGCGCCGAACGGGAGCCAGTCGACGCCCACACCGACGCCGACGGACGGAACGCCGACGCCCGCAACGACCCCGACGGAAACCGACGATGGAGTCTTCGAGACTCCCACGCCGGTCACGGAGGAGACGGCAACGGAATCGGAGACGGCAACGCCGACGGAAACCGACGACGGAATCGGTATCTAA
- a CDS encoding DUF7525 family protein, whose translation METASATDKRVGFPLLFAVVAGLGAVGMAVFGITGDQAASGLAFGVAMLAGSLAVTAYHVFE comes from the coding sequence ATGGAGACCGCTTCAGCTACGGACAAACGCGTCGGATTCCCGCTTCTGTTCGCCGTCGTCGCCGGCCTCGGCGCCGTCGGGATGGCAGTGTTCGGCATCACGGGCGACCAGGCCGCCTCCGGCCTGGCCTTCGGAGTGGCGATGCTGGCCGGCTCACTTGCCGTCACAGCCTACCACGTCTTCGAGTAA
- a CDS encoding DUF7123 family protein, whose amino-acid sequence MSELSDEDERILGYLRERAHGGDRYFRAKHIADAIGLTAKQVGARLPRLAEHSDDVDIEKWSRARSTTWRVTPE is encoded by the coding sequence ATGAGTGAACTGAGCGACGAAGACGAACGTATCCTCGGTTATCTCCGGGAGCGCGCCCACGGTGGTGACCGCTATTTCCGCGCGAAACACATCGCGGACGCCATCGGCCTCACCGCAAAGCAGGTCGGCGCCCGTCTCCCTCGCCTCGCGGAACACTCCGATGACGTCGACATCGAAAAGTGGTCCCGGGCACGCTCGACCACGTGGCGCGTCACGCCGGAGTGA
- a CDS encoding CoxG family protein, giving the protein MTVRVERVFEFAAPPEAVWEFIADPERRARSISVVEEYEVTGADTATWHVRLPIPRMNKTIAVETEELRHDEPRYVKFIGRSKAMRVQGEHTLEPNNGGTQLTNRFVVDGKIPGVERYFKKQLDGELENLEAAIRRDLDL; this is encoded by the coding sequence ATGACCGTCCGCGTCGAACGCGTCTTCGAGTTCGCCGCCCCACCGGAGGCGGTGTGGGAGTTCATTGCCGACCCCGAGCGACGCGCCCGCTCGATTAGCGTCGTCGAGGAGTACGAAGTGACCGGCGCGGACACCGCGACGTGGCACGTCCGCCTGCCGATTCCGCGGATGAACAAGACCATCGCCGTCGAAACGGAGGAACTCAGACACGACGAACCGCGCTATGTGAAGTTCATCGGTCGCTCGAAAGCGATGCGCGTACAGGGCGAACACACCCTCGAACCGAACAACGGCGGCACTCAGCTGACGAACCGCTTCGTCGTCGACGGAAAAATCCCAGGTGTCGAGCGATACTTCAAGAAGCAACTCGACGGCGAACTGGAGAACCTCGAAGCCGCCATCCGACGCGACCTCGACCTATGA
- a CDS encoding carbon-nitrogen family hydrolase yields the protein MRLALAQLEIEAAAVDSNVDRAVAAIERAAGNGADCVALPEIFDVGYFAFDAYARNAEPLGGETHRRISAAAAEHGVSVLAGTVVEDLAASADAGESVPAEEGYANTAVLFDSDGERRLVYRKRHLFGYDSAEAELLVPGEDLQTAEIGGHTVGVTTCYDLRFPEQYRQLVDSGVTLVLVPSAWPYPRVEHWKLLPRARAVENLVYVGAVNGSATFDDAALVGRSRVYDPWGTTLASSDDDPTIVYADCDPERVEAVRAEFPALKDRR from the coding sequence ATGAGACTCGCACTCGCCCAACTGGAAATCGAGGCCGCGGCGGTCGATTCGAACGTCGACCGTGCGGTCGCCGCAATCGAGCGCGCCGCCGGGAACGGAGCCGACTGCGTCGCGCTCCCGGAGATATTCGACGTGGGGTACTTCGCCTTCGACGCCTACGCCCGCAACGCCGAACCGCTGGGCGGTGAGACCCACCGACGAATCAGCGCGGCGGCGGCCGAACACGGCGTGTCGGTCCTCGCCGGAACGGTCGTCGAGGACCTCGCAGCCTCCGCCGATGCGGGGGAATCGGTCCCCGCCGAGGAAGGCTATGCGAACACCGCAGTGCTGTTCGATTCCGACGGCGAGCGGCGACTCGTCTACCGGAAGCGCCACCTTTTCGGCTACGACTCCGCGGAGGCTGAACTGCTCGTTCCGGGCGAAGACCTACAGACGGCAGAAATCGGCGGCCACACCGTCGGCGTGACGACCTGCTATGACCTTCGGTTTCCCGAACAGTACCGCCAGCTGGTCGATTCGGGCGTGACGCTGGTGTTGGTGCCGAGTGCGTGGCCCTACCCCCGCGTCGAACATTGGAAACTCCTCCCGCGTGCGCGAGCCGTCGAGAACCTCGTGTACGTCGGCGCGGTCAACGGCTCTGCGACGTTCGACGATGCCGCGCTCGTCGGCCGCTCGAGGGTCTACGACCCGTGGGGGACGACACTCGCGTCCTCCGACGACGACCCGACCATCGTCTACGCTGACTGCGACCCCGAACGCGTCGAGGCGGTCCGAGCGGAGTTTCCGGCACTGAAGGACCGGCGGTAG
- a CDS encoding aldehyde dehydrogenase family protein codes for MAEYEHYIDGEWVSGDGDDFASENPATGETLGTFPRGTDSEVDRALSAADDAFEEWRSLSYVDRAEYLWEIYHELRDRHEELGEIVTKECGKEISEGKADVTEAWHMVEWAAGNARHPHGDVVPSEIASKDAYMRRKPRGVVGCITPWNFPVAIPFWHMAVTLVEGNTVVWKPAEQTPWCGQIVAEMFDDAGIPDGVFNMVQGFGDAGAAIVDDERVDTVLFTGSAEVGHSIADTVGGTPGKLAACEMGGKNGIVVTEGADLDVAVHSAVMSSFKTTGQRCVSSERLIVHTDVYDEFKERFVDLAESVAVGDPLDEGTFMGPVVDEDQVEKFGRYNDLAREEGANVLVDREELAGDEIPDGHEDGHWVGPFVYEIDYDPELRCLNEEVFGPHVALVEYDGGIERAVEIHNDTPYGLAGAIISEDYRQINYYRDRADVGLAYGNLPCIGAEVQLPFGGVKKSGNGYPSAREVIEAVTERTAWTLNNSTDIEMAQGLSADIKTEE; via the coding sequence ATGGCCGAGTACGAACACTACATCGACGGCGAGTGGGTGAGCGGCGACGGCGACGATTTCGCGAGCGAGAATCCGGCGACTGGCGAGACGCTCGGGACCTTTCCCCGGGGCACCGACTCGGAGGTCGACCGCGCCCTTTCGGCGGCCGACGACGCCTTCGAGGAGTGGCGCTCGCTGTCGTACGTCGACCGCGCGGAGTACCTCTGGGAAATCTACCACGAACTCCGTGACCGCCACGAGGAGTTGGGCGAAATCGTCACAAAGGAGTGCGGCAAGGAAATCTCGGAGGGGAAAGCCGACGTAACCGAGGCTTGGCACATGGTCGAGTGGGCGGCGGGCAACGCACGCCACCCTCACGGCGATGTAGTGCCCTCCGAAATCGCGAGCAAGGACGCCTACATGCGCCGGAAACCCCGCGGCGTCGTGGGTTGTATCACGCCGTGGAACTTCCCCGTCGCCATCCCGTTTTGGCACATGGCCGTCACGCTCGTCGAGGGCAACACGGTCGTCTGGAAACCGGCCGAGCAGACGCCGTGGTGCGGCCAAATCGTCGCGGAGATGTTCGACGACGCCGGAATCCCGGACGGCGTGTTCAACATGGTTCAGGGGTTCGGCGACGCCGGCGCCGCCATCGTCGACGACGAGCGCGTCGACACGGTTCTCTTTACGGGCAGCGCCGAGGTGGGTCACTCCATCGCCGACACCGTGGGCGGGACGCCCGGCAAACTCGCCGCCTGCGAGATGGGCGGCAAAAACGGTATCGTCGTCACTGAGGGGGCCGACCTTGACGTGGCCGTCCATTCGGCGGTGATGTCGAGTTTCAAGACGACGGGCCAGCGCTGTGTGTCGAGTGAGCGACTCATCGTCCACACCGACGTGTACGACGAGTTCAAGGAGCGCTTCGTCGACCTCGCGGAATCGGTCGCCGTCGGCGACCCCCTCGACGAGGGAACCTTCATGGGACCGGTCGTCGACGAGGACCAAGTCGAGAAGTTCGGCCGGTACAACGACCTCGCCCGCGAGGAGGGCGCGAACGTGTTGGTCGACCGCGAGGAACTCGCTGGCGACGAGATACCCGACGGCCACGAGGACGGTCACTGGGTCGGCCCGTTCGTCTACGAAATCGACTACGACCCCGAGTTGCGCTGTCTCAACGAGGAGGTGTTCGGGCCTCACGTCGCGTTGGTCGAGTACGACGGCGGCATCGAACGCGCCGTCGAGATTCACAATGACACGCCGTACGGGTTGGCTGGAGCCATCATCAGCGAGGACTACCGCCAAATCAATTACTACCGCGACCGCGCCGACGTGGGACTCGCCTACGGGAACCTCCCGTGTATCGGCGCGGAGGTGCAGTTGCCGTTCGGCGGCGTGAAGAAGTCCGGCAACGGCTACCCCTCCGCCAGAGAGGTCATCGAGGCAGTCACCGAGCGTACGGCGTGGACACTGAACAACTCCACGGACATCGAGATGGCACAGGGCCTCTCCGCCGACATCAAGACCGAAGAATAA
- a CDS encoding DUF5787 family protein: protein MKEFGFELRVCAWAERNWPPVGVAGEDATALVARQLGTKRRRWDTVVVETTEATLDARAPFGEDRLDSDLLHVARNAPASWTYYREALPDPGYPWRYVREAVHRAADRGFVETRKDGNRIELRRRYRYPEWVDRIVAIENKPDLDASAARVLAEQLEHDVALGLADEVWLATEATREEFEPALLEAMPVEVGILAVSEGPEGWRAEPVWNPRSLSVSEPGTRILDRPEGDEYDASAARFEYADPDWKRRKRLEIAERAYERGWRSYADTMRPDCRHFEVAEPTGPFPRCAAKGREQTAAECSARCRSFEPEPPVWRTKEWPIDGGPGAAITRLLAEKRRRRR, encoded by the coding sequence GTGAAGGAGTTCGGCTTCGAGTTGCGGGTGTGTGCGTGGGCCGAACGGAACTGGCCACCCGTGGGTGTCGCAGGCGAGGACGCCACCGCGCTCGTCGCCCGGCAACTCGGCACCAAGCGGCGCCGCTGGGACACCGTCGTCGTCGAGACGACGGAGGCGACCCTCGACGCCCGCGCACCGTTCGGTGAGGACCGACTGGATTCGGATTTGCTCCACGTCGCCCGAAACGCTCCCGCCTCCTGGACGTACTACCGGGAGGCGCTCCCGGACCCCGGCTACCCCTGGCGCTACGTCCGGGAAGCGGTCCACAGGGCGGCCGACCGCGGGTTCGTCGAGACCCGAAAGGACGGCAACCGAATCGAGTTACGGCGGCGCTACCGGTATCCCGAATGGGTCGACCGCATCGTCGCCATCGAGAACAAACCGGACCTCGACGCCTCGGCGGCCCGCGTGCTGGCCGAACAACTCGAACACGACGTGGCGCTGGGACTGGCCGACGAGGTGTGGCTGGCGACGGAGGCGACCCGCGAGGAGTTCGAACCGGCGCTTCTGGAGGCGATGCCCGTCGAGGTGGGTATCCTCGCGGTGTCGGAAGGGCCAGAGGGCTGGCGTGCCGAACCGGTGTGGAACCCCCGCTCGCTTTCGGTGTCCGAACCGGGAACGCGAATTCTCGACCGACCTGAGGGGGACGAATACGACGCTTCAGCGGCGCGTTTCGAGTACGCCGACCCCGACTGGAAGCGCCGCAAACGGCTGGAAATCGCCGAACGGGCCTACGAGCGCGGCTGGCGCTCCTATGCCGACACGATGCGCCCCGACTGTCGGCACTTCGAGGTGGCCGAGCCGACGGGGCCGTTTCCACGGTGTGCGGCGAAGGGTCGCGAGCAGACCGCCGCGGAGTGTTCGGCCCGCTGTCGGTCGTTCGAACCCGAACCACCCGTCTGGCGAACGAAGGAGTGGCCCATCGACGGCGGACCGGGAGCGGCGATAACACGGCTGCTCGCGGAAAAGCGGCGGCGGCGCCGTTAG
- a CDS encoding DUF5797 family protein: protein MTLSEEAESRLADIVALQPTKNGELQQRWGMDSGSEVHQYLENELKEYYYRDEDSLIRATPEAAALVGMDDSEEIVRVPELQARIIDVLAGPDEDPQSVVSVLHDLRDVGVDSDPDAVRSGLRSLKDKGIVSLIRKTVPTFRLAVERDAIEVKVLEDPVES from the coding sequence ATGACCCTCTCGGAGGAGGCCGAATCCCGGTTGGCGGACATCGTCGCCCTCCAACCGACGAAGAACGGCGAGTTACAACAGCGGTGGGGCATGGACAGCGGCAGCGAGGTTCACCAGTACCTCGAGAACGAACTGAAGGAGTACTACTACCGCGACGAGGACAGCCTCATCCGAGCGACGCCGGAGGCCGCCGCCCTGGTCGGTATGGACGACAGCGAGGAAATCGTCCGCGTCCCCGAACTGCAGGCCCGAATCATCGACGTCCTCGCCGGTCCCGACGAGGACCCCCAAAGCGTCGTCTCCGTCCTCCATGACCTCCGTGATGTCGGCGTGGACAGCGACCCCGACGCCGTCCGCTCCGGACTGCGCAGCCTCAAGGACAAAGGCATCGTCTCGCTGATTCGCAAAACCGTCCCCACGTTCCGGTTGGCCGTCGAGCGCGACGCCATCGAGGTCAAGGTGCTGGAAGACCCCGTCGAGAGCTAA
- a CDS encoding hydroxymethylglutaryl-CoA reductase — MVIPTPDSGILKRIYANIVGSGGFVSLDIPEKILKRLYTYGSLKDTDRGVEFEVKNRLQDAKFAGINRLVINGDEVDPERVRLETADGDSFRLDEVTKESPIQFPVGRTVTVVVEEMNLPTGDHDIHVDFVAEPFGELTLEIGDTIRGEDAIPGIPRSDDDNYSEEAIAERHEYLEEKTGTELEHVPEFSFDAARGEGNIENFIGVAQMPLGLAGPVKINGEHADGEYPIPMATTEGTLVASYSRGMKAINLSGGAKTTVVDDRMNRAPVFVFEDARNARDFRDWVFEHYDTIKEKAEETSSVAELVEVEDYMTNNFAHLRFSYRTGDAAGQNMVGKATFAACNWVLQEYPGYVENFYLEGNFATDKKASKVNDMMTRGKRVTAEVTLDRDTCIHHLGAEPDSLAHHSKIATLGSFFSGANTNGAHPANGLAALFIATGQDEANVAESSAAILNTTLLDDDSLHISVTIPSLIVATYGGGTGMATQQECLEILDCSGPGNVNKLAEIAAATVLAGEISLGAAISASDWVTSHESLGRNR, encoded by the coding sequence ATGGTTATACCAACGCCAGACAGTGGGATTCTGAAGCGCATCTACGCCAACATCGTGGGGTCGGGTGGATTCGTCTCCCTCGACATCCCCGAGAAGATACTCAAACGGCTGTACACCTACGGGAGTTTGAAGGATACCGACCGGGGCGTCGAGTTCGAGGTGAAAAACCGCCTCCAAGACGCGAAGTTCGCTGGCATCAACCGCCTCGTCATCAACGGCGACGAGGTCGACCCCGAGCGGGTCCGACTGGAGACCGCCGACGGCGACTCCTTCCGACTCGACGAAGTCACCAAGGAGAGTCCGATTCAGTTCCCGGTTGGCCGGACCGTCACCGTCGTCGTCGAGGAGATGAACCTTCCGACCGGCGACCACGACATCCACGTCGACTTCGTCGCCGAACCGTTCGGCGAACTCACCCTGGAAATCGGCGACACCATCCGCGGGGAGGACGCCATCCCCGGCATTCCGCGCTCGGACGACGACAACTACAGCGAAGAGGCCATCGCCGAACGCCACGAGTACCTCGAGGAGAAGACCGGCACCGAACTCGAACACGTCCCGGAGTTCTCCTTCGACGCCGCCCGCGGCGAGGGCAACATCGAGAACTTCATCGGCGTCGCCCAGATGCCGCTCGGCCTCGCCGGACCGGTCAAAATCAACGGCGAGCACGCCGACGGCGAGTACCCGATTCCGATGGCGACCACCGAGGGGACGCTCGTTGCCTCCTACAGTCGCGGGATGAAGGCCATCAACCTCTCGGGTGGCGCGAAGACGACGGTCGTCGACGACCGGATGAACCGCGCGCCCGTGTTCGTCTTCGAGGACGCCCGCAACGCCCGCGACTTCCGCGATTGGGTGTTCGAGCACTACGACACCATCAAGGAGAAAGCCGAGGAAACCTCCAGCGTCGCCGAGTTGGTCGAAGTCGAGGACTACATGACCAACAACTTCGCCCACCTGCGGTTCAGCTATCGGACGGGCGACGCCGCCGGACAGAACATGGTCGGGAAAGCCACCTTCGCGGCGTGTAACTGGGTGCTGCAGGAGTACCCCGGCTACGTCGAGAACTTCTATCTCGAAGGGAACTTCGCGACTGACAAGAAGGCCTCGAAGGTCAACGACATGATGACCCGCGGCAAGCGCGTCACCGCCGAGGTGACGCTGGACCGCGACACCTGCATCCACCACCTCGGCGCCGAACCGGACAGCCTCGCCCACCACAGCAAAATCGCGACACTCGGCTCGTTCTTCTCGGGGGCGAACACCAACGGCGCCCACCCGGCAAACGGGTTGGCCGCGCTGTTTATCGCCACCGGACAGGACGAGGCCAACGTCGCCGAATCCTCGGCGGCTATCCTCAACACGACGCTGCTCGACGACGACTCGCTGCACATCTCGGTGACCATCCCCTCGCTCATCGTCGCCACCTACGGCGGTGGGACGGGGATGGCGACCCAACAGGAGTGTCTCGAAATCCTCGACTGTTCCGGGCCCGGCAACGTCAACAAACTCGCCGAAATCGCCGCCGCAACCGTGCTGGCCGGCGAAATCTCGCTCGGTGCCGCCATCTCGGCCTCCGACTGGGTGACCAGCCACGAGTCACTCGGTCGGAACCGGTGA